The Flavobacterium psychrotrophum region AAAAAAGGTAATGCCAGTGCACAAACCGCACTGGACCTGGCAAACGCGCCTAATAAATTTTTGAGCACGGTACAAATAGGTATTACACTTATTGGTATCCTTACCGGTATATACTCCGGGGCACAGGTTACAGATGATGTAAATACATTTGTGTCTTCCTTTGCTGTTTTAAAGCCGTATGCCGAAAATTTATCTGTAGGTATTGTAGTTGTAATACTTACATTTTTTTCGCTGGTATTAGGAGAACTCCTGCCTAAAAGGGTAGGACTTACGTTTCCTGAAACTATAGCAAAAATGGTTGCTGTACCCATGAAGTACATCAGTATTATTACAGCGCCGTTTATCTGGTTGCTTACCATAAGTACTGACGGGCTTATGAAAATCTTCAACATTCGCCCTACGGCAGATGGTAAAGTTACCGAAGAGGAGATCAAGGCAATAATAAAAGAAGGTACAGAAGGTGGTGAGGTACAGGAAATAGAGCACGACATTATGGAACGTGTTTTTCATATTGGCGACCGTAAGGTAAACTCGCTGATGACCCATAGAAAATCTGTTTCTTACCTGAGTACTGACTATAATAAAGACAGTATTCGCGAAACCATGCTAGAGGAGTTGCATTCTGTATACCCGGTATGCGAAGGCAATAACCTTGATGAGGTAATGGGTGTAGTACTTCTAAAGGATATTTTCGCTAATTATGAAAACTCGGCCTTTAGCCTGAAAGACATTATTAAAGAGCCTGTGTATCTTATAGAGCATACATCTGCCTATAAAGCCTTGGAGATATTC contains the following coding sequences:
- a CDS encoding hemolysin family protein, translated to MSEIALISARKNRLEAAAKKGNASAQTALDLANAPNKFLSTVQIGITLIGILTGIYSGAQVTDDVNTFVSSFAVLKPYAENLSVGIVVVILTFFSLVLGELLPKRVGLTFPETIAKMVAVPMKYISIITAPFIWLLTISTDGLMKIFNIRPTADGKVTEEEIKAIIKEGTEGGEVQEIEHDIMERVFHIGDRKVNSLMTHRKSVSYLSTDYNKDSIRETMLEELHSVYPVCEGNNLDEVMGVVLLKDIFANYENSAFSLKDIIKEPVYLIEHTSAYKALEIFKKTKVHYALVTDEYGVFQGIITLNDILEALVGDAADFYEDEFQLVAEADGTWTVDGHYPLHDFLTYFDLDDLIPDYEVTTVSGLIMTELSYIPKEGEKLAWHLYELQVVKMEGVKIDTVKVRSLKE